GGAAACGCAGTTTCCGGTGATGTTGAGGAACGCGCTGGATGCGTGCCGGGCCGAAGGCGCCGGATTCGCCTATTTCGACAACACCTACATGTATCCGCAGGACAGCCGGTTGCAGACGGAGGCCACGCCGTTCGCGCCGGTCGGTCGCAAGGGCAAGGTACGCGCGGCGATGGCGTCGATGGTGCTCGACGAGATGGCGCGCGGCGACATTCCGGTCCTGATCGGGCGGGCGCCGGAATTCTATGGCCCGGGCAAGACGCAGAGCTTCACGAATGCGTTGATCCTCGACAAGCTCAAGGCCGGCAAGAAGCCGAAGGTGCCGTTGCGTGACGACACGCGCCGCACGCTCATCTGGACGCCCGACGCGAGCCGCGCACTCGCGACGCTGGGCAACACGCCGGATGCGTTCGGGCAGACTTGGCATCTGCCGTGCTGCGACGACCGGCCGACGTACCGGGAGTTCGTCGCGATGGCCAGCGACGCGTTCGGACGCAAGCCAGCCTATACGATCGTCGGGAAATGGGCCTTTGCGGCCGCCGGCCTCTTCTCGCCGCAGGTGCGCGAAATCAGGGAGCTCCTGCCCCGCTACGAGCATGACAACCGCTTCGATTCCACAAAGTTCAAGCGCCGGTTTCCCGAGTTCGAGGTGACGACGTACCGGGAAGGGCTCGAACTCGTTCGACGGGAGTCCTAGGCGGACGGCGGGCCCGCCTTCGCCGCGACAGGAAAATGCTTTCTACGAATCGTTGGTTTGAGCCGCGCGGCGCTGCCCGTAGCATGGGCGCGTCACCCTCCTTCCAGCATCGGAATGTCCGCGCAAACAGACAAGGTCGTCCATTGGCTGCTCTCCAGCCTGGAGCCCAGAAGCCAGCTCTTTCACGTCGGCCAGTATTGCGGGGACTGGCAGGCGTCGACCGCCGGTCGGGCCAAGGCGAGCTTCCACATCATCCTGCACGGTGCCGCGTGGCTTCACTTTGCCGACGGGCGCGACAGCATCCCCGTCTCCGAAGGGGATGCGGTGTTCCTGCTGCGCGACGTGCCGCACGGGTTGTCGCCGAGCGCGGTCAACCCGAAGGCCTGCGCGATCGCCGAAGGCCAGCCCGTCGAGCGACGCGGGTCGATGCAACCGCTCGACCCGTCGGTCGACGGCAGCGTCGGCCTCGCGTGCGGCTTCATCGAATTCCGGTCCGCCATCTCGCGCGCGATCGTGTCGCTGTTTCCCGCGTGCCTGATCGTGCGGCGCGGCGACGGCGCCCATCGCGGCATCCACGGGCTGTTCGACCTCATTCGCGCCGAGGGCCGCCATGGCGTCGACGAGCCTTCGCCGCTGATCGACAAACTGGTCGAACTGCTGCTGTTCTACGCGGTCCGTGACGCCGCGGGGCACGATACCGTGGCCAGCGGGCTCGCATCGCTGATGCAGCGGACCGGCTTTGGCACGCTCGTGGCCGCGATCATCGATGCGCCCGGCGACGCGTGGACCACCGAGTCGATGGCCGCGTTCGCCAACATGTCGCGCACCGCGTTCTGCAAGCACTTCAGCGAAGCGTCGGGCCATCCGCCGATGCAGTTCGTCACGCTGGTGCGCATGCGGCTCGCGGCGGACCTGTTGCAGCAGGGCTTGCCGATTTCGCGTACGGGCGAACGCGTCGGCTATCAGTCGGAATCGGCATTTGCCCACGCATTCAAGCGCACGATGGGCATGCAACCCGGCGCATGGCGTCGTGACCGCGACGGCGCGTCGCAACCGGCCGCTCGCCTGCACTAGCCGGACGGCGCGACGCCGCCTCGCGGGACGAACGCACAGGAATCGCGGATGTTCGCGCATTGTCCGGCGGCGGTGCGGGCTCGACAATGATCTCACTGCCCTTCCGGAGAATCCTGTGAGTCGTCTGCCCTTGCCCACCGTCGAAACGGCCCCTGCGCCCAGCCAGCCATTCCTCGAAAAATCGCAACGTGCGAACGGCTTTCTGCCGAACCTCGTGCGCTCGCTCTCGAATGCGCCGGTCGCCCTCGAAACCTATCTGACCGTCGCCGAGATCAACGGCCGCGCGGGCCTCACGTTCGCCGAACGCGAAGCGGTTCAGATCACCGCGGCCGCCGTTCACGGCTGTGCGTTCTGCGTGGCCGGACACACCGCGGCCGCATTGAAAAAGGCGAACGTCGATCGCGCCGCAGTCGACGCGTTGCGCGACGGCGAGCCGGTGGCCGATGCGCGACTGAACGCCGTCGCTGAATTCACGCGCGCAGTGATCGCGACACGCGGCGCCGTGCCCGACGATGCGCTCGACGCGTTCCTCGCGGCCGGTTTTACCGAAGCGAACGCGCTCGAGGTGGTGCTGGGCGTGAGCCTCGCGACGCTGTGCAACTTCGCGAACAACCTGGCGCGCAACGAACTCAACCCCGAACTGGCGGCATACCGATGGGAACCCCGGACACAGGCCGCCTGACGGCGCCCGCCCTCGACGCATCGCTCGTCGACTGGCTCGACTCGAACGCGACGCAGCTCGACACGAGCGCCGACTCGAAAGCCGAGGTCGTGCCGCGCCTGGCGGCCGCCGGGCTGTTCCGGCTCGGCGTGCCGGCGAACCTCGGCGGCGCGGGCGGCACCACAACCGATGCGATCGCGAGTATCGCCGCGGTGGCCGAACATTCGCTCGCGGCGGCATTCGTGCTCTGGGGTCAGCGCAGCTTCATCGAGTATCTGCTGCAAAGCCCCAATACCGCGCTGCGCGAGCGCCTGCTGCCGGCACTGCTCGACGGGACCTGCGCCGGCGCAAGCGGCCTGTCGAACGCGATGAAATATCTGTGCGGGATCGAGTCGCTTCAGATCGAAGCCGCGCGGCGCACGGAGGCGGCCGAAGACTGCCGGTTGACGGGCCGGATGGCCTGGGTGACGAACCTGCGCGCGGAGCAGTTCGTCGTCGCGGCGGCCGTGTCGTTTCGCGATGGCCGTCCGTCCGCGATCGTCGCGATCCCGCATGACGCGCCCGGCCTGACACGCAGCGCGGATCTCGACCTGATCGCGCTGCGCGGCAGCAACACCGCCGCATTGCAGCTTGAAGACGTACCGACCGATAGCGCATGGCTGATCCACGCGGACGCGCAAGCGTTCCTGCCTGCGGTGCGGCCAGCGTTCCTCGGCTTGCAGTGCGGGCTGTCCATCGGGCTCGCGCGTCGTGCGTTGGCCGAAGCGCGCCACGCGGCGGAGACGACGCGCGGCATTCTCGGCCCCGAAGTCGATACGTGCGCGGCCGAATTGAGCGCCGCGTGTGCGCTGTTGTCATCCGGTATTGCCGACGGCAGCCTGCGCATGCACCCCAACCGCCTGTTCGAGCTGCGCATCACGCTCGCGACGCTGGTGGCGAGCGCGGTGAACCTTGAACTCGAGGCCAGCGGCGGCCGCGGCTATCTGCGCGATGCCGGGCTCGGCTTCGATCGGCGCTGGCGCGAAGCGGCGTTCATTCCGATCGTCACGCCGAGCGTGGTGCAGTTGAAGGCGCAACTCGCGGCGCAGACGCGGAGTATCGCCGCATGACGCCCGCGCTGCTGGATGCCCGCCACCTGACGCTCGGCTACGGCGAACCGCCACGCAATATCGTGCTTGCCGATGTCTCGCTGTCGGTCGACGCGGGCGAAATCGTCGCGTTGATCGGCCCGAGCGGCACCGGCAAGTCGAGCCTGCTGCGCGCACTGGCCGGCCTGGAGCAAGCGCAATCGGGCACCGTGTCGATCAACGGCGCGACGCTGCAGGGCCCGCATCCGCGGATCGCGATCGCGTTTCAGGATCCCTGCCTGCTACCGTGGCTGTCGACCGAAAGCAACGTCGCGTTCGGGCTCGCATTCAAGCATCAGGCGCGCCTCACGCGCGACCGGCAACGCGAGCGGGTCCGATCCGCGCTGCGAGCGGTCGGGCTCGAAGCCGCCGCGGCGCTGCGCCCTGCCCAACTCTCCGGCGGCATGGCGCAGCGCGCGGCGCTCGCACGTGCGTTGGCGCGTCAACCGCAGGCCCTGCTGCTCGACGAGCCATTCTCGGCGCTCGACGAAATCACGCGCGCCGCGATGCAACGGCTGCTGGTGAGCATCGTCTCGTCGACACGCTGCGCGACGGTGCTCGTGACCCATGACATCGACGAAGCGCTGCTCGTGGCCGACCGCATCGTGCTGCTCGGTACGCAAGGCCGCTTGATCGATGCATGGCATGTCGATTTCCCGCATCCGCGCGACGCGTTCGTCAGCGAACTCGGCACGATGCGCATCGACATCCTGAAGGCGTTGCAGGCCGGCATGAAGCGCCCGCACGCCACCGAACTCCCCTCCCTGACCTGACCTGCCTACCCATGTGCCAGATTCCGATGTCGCGCCGCGAATGGCTGAAGCTTGCGGCCCTGTTCACCGCGACGGGTGCCGCCCCGCTGCTGTCCGCGGCGAACGCGCACGCCGCGACGGAACCCGATGCGCCCGTTCGCATCGGCTATCTGCCGATCACCGACGCAGCGCCGCTGCTGGTGGCCCACAACAACGGCTATTTCGCGGCCGAAGGGCTGAACGTCGAGCAGCCGAAGCTGCTGCGCAGCTGGGCGCAACTCGTCGAAGCGTTCCTGTCCGGCCAGGTCAACGTCGTGCACCTGCTGTCGCCGATGACGCTCTGGGCGCGCTACGGCAGCCGCGCACCGGCGAAGGTGGTCGCATGGAATCACGTGAACGGCTCCGGGCTGACGGTCGCGCCCGACGTCGATTCGCTGCGCGACCTCGGCGGCAAGACCGTCGCGATTCCGTTCTGGTATTCGATCCACAACGTCGTGCTGCAGGACATGCTGCGCCAGCAAGGGCTCGTGCCCGTGCTCAAGCGGCGCGGCACACCGGCGGCGAACGAGGTCAACCTGGTCGTCATGGCGCCGTCGGACATGCTGCCCGCGCTCGCCGCACGCCAGATCGCCGGGTATATCGTCGCCGAGCCGTTCAACGCGACGGCGGAATTGATGAAGATCGGCAAGATCCTGCGCTTCACCGGCGATGTCTGGAAGAACCATGCGTGCTGCGTCGTGTTCATGCACGAGCACGATCTGGCGCAGCGCCCCGCGTGGTCGCAGAAAGTCGTCAACGCGATCGTGAAGGCGCAGGTGTGGGCGCGCTCGCATCCGCAGGAAACCGCGCAGTTGATGTCGAAGAACGGCGCCCACCGCTATTCGCCGCATACGCTCGCAGCGCTGGATCGCGTGCTGGTTCCGTCGGCGTCGCTTGCCGATACGTATCGTACAAGCGGCGCGATCCGCCATGCCGACTGGAACGGAAAACGGATCGACTTCCAGCCGTATCCGTTCCCGAGCTATACCGAGGCGCTGGTTCAGCGCCTGAAACGTACGGTGGTCGATGGCGACAGTGCATTTCTGGCGTCGCTCGACCCGGCGTTCGCGGCCCGCGATCTCGTCGACGACCGGTTCGTGCGCAAGAGTATCGACGCGGTCGGCGGGATGGCCGCGTTCGGTCAACCCGGCGCCTTCAAGCGAGAGGAGATCATCGTTGTCTGACGCGCTTGCCCCCCGCCGGTCATCCGCGCGCGAAACGCGTCGGCCTTCCGGCTCCCGTTACCTGGTGCGCGCTACCGCCGGATGGCTCGGCGTGGCCGGCCTCGTCGCGACCGTCGTCGTATGGTGGGCCGCGATCCATGCGTTGACCGAACCCGGCTCGCTCGGCCGGCAGTTCGCGCCGGACAGCGCGTTCGCCAGCCTGCGGGCGCTGTGTGCGGACGATCATCTGGTCGAGCACGCGCTCGTCAGCCTGCGGCGCATCGGCGTCGGGCTCGGCGCGGCGCTGCTGGCCGGCGTCCCGCTCGGGTTGCTGATCGGCCGCGTGCAATGGGTCGAGCGCGTGCTGTCGCCGACCTTCCAGTTCCTGCGAATGGTGTCGCCGTTGTCGTGGATGCCGCTTGCCGTGATGTCGTTCGGCATCGGCGACCGCGCGATCTACTTCCTGCTCGGCTTTGCCGCGCTGTGGCCCGTGCTGATGAGCACGGCGGCCGGGGTCGCCCAGATCGACCGGCGCTGGCTGCAACTCGGCGAGAGCCTGTCGGCCACCCGCCGCGAGCTGCTGCTCCACATCATGCTGCCGGCCATCGCGGGGCCGCTGCTCAACGGGATCCGGCTCGCGATCGGCATCCTGTGGATCGTGCTGGTGCCGGCCGAGATGCTGGGCGTCAGCGCGGGGCTCGGTTACCTGATCCTCGACACGCGCGACCGGCTCGCGTATTCCGAACTGACGGCAGTGATTCTCGTCATCGGCGCACTGGGGTTTACGCTCGACGGTATCGCGCGGCTATTGGCACGCGCGGTGCTGGCGACCGACCGCTAGCGCGATGCGCGGCGGCCGGTCGAACCGCGGGGCGCTTCAGTTCCACGCATGGCGTGCCGGGCGCACGCCGTTCAGGTAGTAGTTGCCGACCAGGTGATATTTCCAGCGCACCGGATCGTGCAGCGTATGCGTGCGCGCGTTGCGCCAATGCCGGTCGAGGTTGTGCTCGGCGAGCGTCGACTGCGTGCCGGCCAGCTCGAACAGCTTCTCGCCCGCGAGCAGCGCGACCTCGGTCGTCAATACCTTCGCTTCGCCGACCGCGACTGATGCGCGCGCGACGTCGTCTTCGGTCACTTCACCGCGCGCCGTGATTTCGTCGAGCGTGCGCGCCGCACGTTCGAGCAATGCCTCGGCCGCGTGCAGCTGGATGTGCAGGTGGCCGATCTCGCGAATCGTCAGCGGATCGTCGACAGCCCGCTCGACGCCGCTGTCGATCCAGGGCCGCGTGCGGGTCCGCACGAACGCCAGCGTATCGTCGATGGCCGCCTTCGCGATGCCCGCGTCGATCGCGGCCTGGATGATCTGCGACAGCGGGCCGTTGAGCGTCGGCACGTCCGACACGCGCTGCGCGGGCAGCACGTGCGACGCCGGGACGCGCGCCGCGTCGAGCACGACCGTGCCGCTCGCGGTCGTGCGTTGTCCGAAACCCGACCAGTCGTCGATCACGGTCAGCCCCGTCGTCGGTTGCGGCACATACGCAAGCCACGCCTGGTGCGCGTCGTCGAGGCCGAGCACCGGGACGTAATGGGCGAACAGCGCACCGGTCGAGTAAAACTTCGTGCCGTCGACGACGTAGTCTTCGCCGTCGCTGCGCACGCGCGTCTTCAGGTCGAGCACGTGCTTCGTGCCTTTCTCCGAGAACCCGTTGCCGAAGCGCTTTCCGCTCAATATTTCCGCGAAGAAATGACGCTTCTGCGCGTCGGTGCCAGTCAGCGTAATCACGTCGACCAGCCCGAAATGATTCTGCGGCAACTGCCCGAGCGACGGATCGGCCGCCGCGACGATCTTGATGACTTCGGTCAGCGTGACATGCGACACGCCTGCGCCACCGTATGCCTTCGGCACCGTGATCGCCCACAGCCCCGACTGCGAGAACCATTCTATTTCGTCGCGCGGCAGGCGGCGGGTGCGATCGCGCTCGGCGGCCCCTTCCGCGAGCCGCTGCGCAAGCGCGTGCGCGGCCTCGATCGCCTGCGCGTCGTCGGCAATCACACGGGCGACGTGCGGTTGTGCTTCAACCGGCCGCTCCTGAATCGTGGCGCTCGTGTCTGACATCGGACCCTCCTGTCGAATGACGAAAGCGTTCAATCTAGCAGCGCAGCGCAAGCTGTAAAAACGAGCGATTCTCGGAACGATATTCCTTTGGATAACAAACGACCTGGCGATTCTCGCGCGCGACACCGTGCTTGCGCGTCGCAATCGACGTCGCAACGTCGGCGCAGTTCACGACTGTCGCGGTAATACGCATCGACGATAACGATCTGCGAATCCGTTATTGGAACGCTCGCCGCGCGCTTCCTATACTGGCCTCCCGGCGCAATCGGCCCCGCTCTTCGAGGAACCCCGCATGACTTCGTCGCACGCAGCCCCCGACCTTTCCACCGGTACCGACTACGACACGCTCGCGAGCAGGTTCCGGCCGATCTTCGAGCGCATCGCCGCCGGCACCGCCGAACGCGAACGCCGCCGCGAACTGCCGCACGAGGCAATCGGCTGGCTGAAATCGGCGGGCTTCGGCGCGGTGCGGCTGCCGGCCGGCGCGGGCGGCGCCGGTGCATCGCTGCCGCAGTTGTTCAGGCTGCTGACCGAGCTGGCCGCTGCAGATTCCAATCTGCCGCAGGCGTTACGCGGACATTTCGCCTTCGTCGAGGACTGGCTGAACGCCCCGCCCGGCCCGCAGCGCACGACCTGGTTCGACCGCTTCGCGAGCGGCCAGCTCGTCGGCAATGCGTGGTCGGAGGCAGGTGACGTGCCGCTCGGCCAGACCGTCACGAAGGTATCGGAGCAGAACGGCCGGCTCGTGCTGAACGGCCGGAAGTTCTACAGCACGGGCAGCCTGTTCGCCGACTGGATTGACGTGTTCGCGCAGCGCGCGCACGACGGCAGCGACGTGATCGTCGCCGTCGCGACCGCACAGCCCGGCGTGATTCGCGAGGACGACTGGGACGGCTTCGGCCAGACGACGACCGGCAGCGGCACGACGCGCTTCGAGGATGCGAGCGTCGACGCCGACAACGTGATCGACTTCGCGCGCCGCTTCAAGTACCAGACCGCGTTCTATCAACTATTCCACGTCGCGACGCTGGCCGGCATCGGTCACGCAATCGTGCGCGACGCCGGCGAGCTCGTGCGCAACCGCACACGCGTGTACAGCCACGGCAACGCGGCGCGGGCGGGCGACGACGCGCAGCTGCAGCAGGTGATCGGCGAGATCGCTTCATGGGCATACGCGGCCGACGCACTCGCGCTGCGCGCCGCGCAGCCGCTTCAGCATGCCTATGAAGCGCGCTTCGGCGGCGACGAGGCGGCCGAGCACGCGGCGAACGTCGCGGCAGAGATCGAATCCGCGCAGAGCCAGCTCGTCGTGTCCGAACTCGTGCTGCGCGCGGCGACGCGCCTGTTCGACGCGCTTGGCGCGTCCGCGACGCGCACCACGACCGCACTCGACCGGCACTGGCGCAACGCGCGCACGGTGTCGTCGCACAATCCGCTCGTCTACAAGGCGCGGATCGTCGGCGACTGGGTCATCAATGGCCGTACGCCGCCGTTCGTCTGGCGTGTCGGCAACGGTGCGGGCGCCAGCGCGGAAACGGGAGCCGCACGATGAGCAAGACGATCCGCTTCAATGCGTTCGAGATGAACTGCGTCGGCCACCAGTCGCCCGGCCTGTGGGCGCATCCGCGCGACCGCTCGTGGCAGTACAAGGATCTCGACTACTGGACCGACCTCGCTCGCGTACTCGAACGCGGGATCTTCGACGCGATCTTCATCGCGGACGTGATCGGTTATTACGACGTCTACAAGGGCAGCAACTATCACGCGCTGCATCAGGCCGCGCAGATCCCGGTCAACGACCCGCTGCAGCTCGCCGCGCCGATCGCGATGGCGACCGAGCATCTCGGCATCGGCATTACCGCGTCGACGACGTTCGAGCACCCGTACACGTTCGCGCGCCGGCTGTCGACGGCCGATCATCACACGAAGGGCCGGCTCGCGTGGAACATCGTCACGTCGTACCTGGAGAGCGGCGCGAAGAACGTGGGCGATCACGGCCTGCGCACGCACGACGACCGCTATGCGGTCGCGGCCGAATACGTCGAGGTGCTGTACAAGCTGTTCGAGGGCAGTTGGGAGGATGGCGCCGTGGTGCGCGATCGCGACGGCCGCGTGTTCACGCATCCGGAAAAGGTGCACGAGATCGGCCACAAGGGCCGCTTCTTCGACGTGCCCGGCTACCACCTGTGCGAACCGTCGCCGCAGCGCACGCCGGTGCTGTTCCAGGCCGGCGCGTCCGGCCCCGGCAAGGCATTCGCCGCGCAGCATGCCGAATGCGTGTTCGTCGCCGCACCGACCCGCGAACAGCTCGCGCGCTACGTGGCCGACGTACGCGCGCAGGCCGCCGCCGCGGGACGCGATCCGGCCAAGGTGCTGATCTACAACCTCGTCACGGTGATCGTCGACGAAACCGACGAGAAGGCGCAGGCCAAGTTCGACGAGTACCGCCGCTACGTGTCGTACGACGGCTCGCTGGTGTTCATGTCGGGCTGGACCGGTATCGACTTCGGCCAGTATGCGCCGGCCGATCCGGTCCGGCGCGTCGAAACGAATGCGATCGTGTCGGCCGTCGAGCACCTGTCGGGCGGCGATACCGCGTGGACGATCGAGGCGCTGGCCACCTGGGGCGGCATCGGCGGACTCGGTCCGGTGTTCGTCGGGTCGGCCCAAACTGTCGCGGACATCCTGCAGGAATGGGTGGCGGCGACCGACGTCGACGGCTTCAATCTCGCGTACGCGGTTGCACATGAAACCTTCGAGGACGTCGTGCAGCACCTCGTTCCGGAGTTGCAGCGCCGCGGCGTGTACCCAAGCGCGTATGCGCCGGGCACGCTGCGCGAGAAGCTGTTCGGCGGCACGGCGCGGCTGCCGGACGAGCACCCTGCCGCGCAGTTTCGCGATATCGAGCAGGTCAAGCGCGAAGCCGAGCGGGAGGCTGTCGGCGCGTAGCGAGACGTCGAGGCCGGTTTGCCCGCATTCGGCGGCGACCGGCTTCAGCACAAACGGCTTCGTGCGGTTCGACGAAGCCGTTTGCGCTTTCCAGGGGGCGCGCTAACCCGCCTGCTCGCTTTTACGCGACGCTTTCGTCGTCGATGTCGCGCGCTGTCGGCTCGTAACGCACGATCAGCAGAAACACGATCGGCGTGACCGCACTGATCGCGACGACCCAGAACATGTCCGTGCCGAGACGGGCCTGCAGGATTGGCAGCACGAACAGCGCAAGCGCCTGGCCGATGCCGCACAGCGAACGCCCGAAGCCCACGCCGGTACCGCGGATCGCGGCCGGATAGGACAGCGTCGGATAGATCATCATCTGCGCACCGGGCCCGAAGCCTTCGGCGAACAGCCAGGTGCCGAGCATCAGCAGCACGACGCCTACCGCGAGCGCGCCGTGCGGATGCCCCGCGAGCGCAAGCGCGACCAGCGCGACCGTTTGCAGCGCGAAACCGGCGATCGCGACATGGCGCGACGGATAGCGATACGCGAGGCGCATGCCCAGCAAGCCGCCAGTGAATGCGAACAGCACGTTCAGCGCGAGCGAGGCCGCGATCGTCTCGAACACGCCCGCGCCGAGAAACTGCGACAGGATCGACGGCAGGAAGAACGCAATCGCCGTGTACTCGAACGGGATGCACAGGTTCATCACGCTCGCGACGAGCGTGCGCCCGAGATACGGGCGCTGGAACAGCACGCGAACGCGCACGGGCGGCGGGTTCGGCTCGCGTCGCGCGTCCTCGGCTTCGTGGGCGTGAATGCCGTACGACTCGCGCAGGATGCGCGCGGCATTGGCGAGGTCGCCCTGGTTCGCGGCCCACAGCGGCGATTCGTTCATGAACCGGTTCCGGAACAGGATGATGACGAGCGCGGGCACCGCGCCGAAGATCAGCGACGCGCGCCACAGCCATCCCGCGTGCTCGGCCGGCAGCAGGAAATACAGGCCGAAGATCAGCAGGAAGCAGACCGACGACGCGACGTACCACATCGGGCACCACGCAGCGAGCCGCGACGCCTTGTTGCCGCGCCCGTTGAACTTCGAGAATTCCGCGAGAAACGCCATCGCGACGGGCAGGTCGATGCCGACGCCGAGCCCCATCACGAAGCGTGCGCCGATCAGCACCCAGACGTTCGGCGCCAGCCCGGCCGCGATCGCCGCGACCACGAAGAACAGCATGTCGGCCATGAACACCTGGTAGCGGCCGATCCGGTCGGTCAGCCAGCCGCCGATCAGGCTGCCGAAGATCGTGCCGATCATGATCGCCGAACCGACCAGTCCGGTCAGCGCGGGCGTCAGGCCGAACTCGCGCGCGACGTCGTCGATGCCGTAGGACAGCGTCGTCAGGTCGTACGCGTCGA
This genomic interval from Burkholderia cepacia contains the following:
- a CDS encoding MFS transporter, whose amino-acid sequence is MSSIDLSPATPVSSPIRSASDVARLINTVDSSVSHARMIVLLALGGVFLDAYDLTTLSYGIDDVAREFGLTPALTGLVGSAIMIGTIFGSLIGGWLTDRIGRYQVFMADMLFFVVAAIAAGLAPNVWVLIGARFVMGLGVGIDLPVAMAFLAEFSKFNGRGNKASRLAAWCPMWYVASSVCFLLIFGLYFLLPAEHAGWLWRASLIFGAVPALVIILFRNRFMNESPLWAANQGDLANAARILRESYGIHAHEAEDARREPNPPPVRVRVLFQRPYLGRTLVASVMNLCIPFEYTAIAFFLPSILSQFLGAGVFETIAASLALNVLFAFTGGLLGMRLAYRYPSRHVAIAGFALQTVALVALALAGHPHGALAVGVVLLMLGTWLFAEGFGPGAQMMIYPTLSYPAAIRGTGVGFGRSLCGIGQALALFVLPILQARLGTDMFWVVAISAVTPIVFLLIVRYEPTARDIDDESVA